In Prunus dulcis chromosome 2, ALMONDv2, whole genome shotgun sequence, a single genomic region encodes these proteins:
- the LOC117618515 gene encoding serine/arginine repetitive matrix protein 1, translating to MMEGGTGGTANHDAATTNHTNNNTNNNNSNNSEPELQDQTTTFTSSWGTWEELLLACAVKRHGINDWDSVAMELQAKTSLPHLLTTAYNCKLKYHDLRRRFNSQHQNDDVALPSPPPPDHHHHHHDTPSIPWLDDLRKLRVAQLRQELHRNDVSIVSLQLKVKRLEEEREDSSKDDEAKPDLEEEDSKGHRSENDKNIQDEPDRSKPDQENQSVNGSNSTCSKSLDNKPSQDNRVASEPEPHPVPDGSREPTKGTGAGGHSESESDKGSSETVAKKRSREGKGGGDSAGEMRESSEAQSSASLTRKWNRKRRRRVEVREQQRNNEELLLVKSQPLVGVLQMIRAHEHSSLFERRLPTQESDKYKSMVQQHVDLETIQSKLHKDAYSSCALSFYRDLLLLFNNAVVFFPKSSLESLTAHQLRRLVLNEMKKNNLITRPPPNPSPSSEPSDSLPAAAVHAPPPTTTPPCPPPPTQPPKRPDQLERSDSLLAKHKSTAPIIVCRKRSSISSKPSAAASIFDVKPKGEQQQPKQQQQGDEKKKAAAFDVKTPINNNKASSKDDVAEERKGGGAGAKAKDNPVTTGTRSSRRTHHENNNNKDGSGSTKKQTGTPKADKKSKTEAAALDKKRSAAADFLKRIKRNAPASDTLKSGSGSGSGTSTRSGGGEQKRRGGGKVDKVKERVLRQSGGDKKKQAKEESSSPSKRSVGRPPKKAAAETANVVASSKRPRENGGKQEASRRPRKRSRR from the exons ATGATGGAAGGGGGCACTGGCGGCACTGCTAATCACGATGCTGCTACTACTAATCatactaataataatactaataataataacagcAATAATAGTGAACCTGAATTACAAGACCAAACGACGACGTTCACGTCTTCCTGGGGGACATGGGAGGAGCTCTTGCTAGCATGCGCCGTGAAGCGTCACGGCATCAACGACTGGGACAGCGTCGCCATGGAACTCCAAGCCAAGACCTCTCTCCCTCACCTCCTCACCACGGCCTACAACTGCAAGCTCAAGTATCACGACCTCCGCCGCCGTTTCAACTCCCAACATCAGAACGACGACGTTGCCCTCCCCTCCCCCCCGCCACCagaccatcaccaccaccaccatgatACTCCTAGTATTCCCTGGCTCGACGACCTCCGCAAACTCCGCGTCGCTCAACTCCGTCAAGAGCTCCATCGCAACGACGTCTCCATCGT GTCGTTGCAGTTGAAGGTGAAGAGGCTGGAGGAAGAACGAGAAGATAGCTCCAAGGATGACGAGGCCAAGCCAGATCTGGAGGAGGAGGACTCCAAGGGACACAGATCAGAAAACGACAAAAATATTCAAGACGAACCGGACCGGTCCAAACCGGACCAAGAGAACCAGTCGGTGAACGGCTCCAATTCGACCTGCTCCAAAAGTCTGGACAATAAGCCCAGCCAGGATAACCGCGTCGCATCGGAACCCGAACCGCACCCGGTTCCGGACGGTTCGCGCGAACCGACGAAAGGGACAGGGGCCGGTGGACACTCGGAGTCAGAGTCGGATAAAGGGAGCTCGGAGACGGTGGCTAAGAAGCGGAGCCGCGAAGGGAAAGGCGGTGGTGACTCGGCGGGTGAGATGAGGGAGAGTAGTGAGGCGCAGAGTTCGGCGAGCTTGACGAGGAAATGGAACAGGAAACGACGTCGCAGAGTGGAGGTGCGAGAGCAGCAGCGTAACAACGAAGAGTTATTGTTGGTGAAATCACAGCCGTTGGTTGGGGTCCTGCAGATGATCCGAGCGCACGAGCATAGCTCATTGTTCGAGCGACGGCTTCCCACCCAG GAAAGTGACAAGTACAAGAGCATGGTCCAGCAGCATGTGGACTTGGAAACAATACAAAGCAAGCTCCACAAGGACGCATATTCGTCTTGCGCTCTTTCATTCTACCGAGACCTGCTGCTCCTCTTCAACAACGCCGTCGTTTTCTTCCCCAAATCCTCGTTGGAGTCGCTAACTGCTCACCAACTTCGACGCCTTGTCTTAAACgaaatgaagaagaataatCTAATCACTAGACCACCCCCCAACCCTTCACCTTCATCTGAGCCATCAGATTCATTGCCTGCTGCTGCTGTACATGCACCACCACCCACCACAACTCCACCTTGTCCTCCTCCTCCAACGCAACCGCCCAAACGTCCTGATCAGCTTGAAAGATCAGACTCTTTGCTTGCCAAGCACAAGTCAACTGCGCCCATCATCGTCTGCCGGAAACGAAGCTCCATTTCATCAAAGCcttctgctgctgcttctATCTTTGATGTTAAACCAAAGGGTGAGCAGCAGCaaccaaaacaacaacaacaaggTGACGAGAAAAAGAAAGCGGCAGCTTTTGATGTTAAAACGCCCATTAACAATAACAAGGCCTCTTCAAAAGATGATGTAGCGGAAGAGCGTAAGGGTGGTGGTGCTGGTGCTAAAGCAAAAGACAATCCTGTAACTACTGGAACCAGAAGCTCAAGAAGGACTCATCAcgagaataataataataaggatGGAAGTGGTTCCACCAAGAAACAGACGGGAACTCCGAAAGCGGATAAGAAGTCGAAAACGGAGGCAGCGGCGTTGGACAAAAAGCGAAGTGCAGCAGCCGATTTCTTGAAGAGAATTAAGCGCAATGCTCCTGCGTCGGACACATTGAAGAGCGGCAGTGGCAGTGGGAGCGGCACTAGTACTAGATCAGGTGGAGGAGAGCAGAAGAGGAGGGGAGGTGGTAAGGTTGACAAAGTCAAAGAAAGGGTGTTAAGGCAAAGTGGCGgtgataaaaagaaacaagccAAGGAAGAAAGCAGCAGTCCATCCAAGCGAAGTGTAGGAAGGCCGCCCAAGAAGGCGGCTGCCGAGACGGCCAATGTAGTAGCTTCATCAAAGCGGCCTAGGGAAAATGGGGGGAAGCAGGAGGCTTCTAGGCGGCCTAGAAAACGCTCTAGAAGGTAA
- the LOC117617273 gene encoding zeaxanthin epoxidase, chloroplastic-like, which translates to MLASFQYLNSCIQNQSYGILDFRAKKYSKIRSYCVRCKSSLDPTLDEEKDGKRKFKILIAGGGIGGLVLALAAKHRGFEVEVFEKDLSLVRGEGQHRGPIQLMSSALAVLEAIDENVAKQIMAAGCVTGNRTNGFVDGVSGEWFTKFDLSSPAVSRGLPITQVICRMELQDILVNAVGLDIVRNNSEVVDFIEEPSKVTVILEDGRQYHGDVLVGADGIWSNVRTKLFGRREAKYSNYTCYSGITKLIPPYIDSVGYRVFLGLNQYFAALDIGNGNMQWFAFHKQPPMSTDTPGGKKKLLEEKFGKWCDEVIALIQETPESMILQREIYDRDMICSWGIGRVALLGDAAHPLQPNLGQGGCMAIEDCYQLIDELDQVPNTGSDAQISDAICLALRQYAKKRIRRVGIVHAATRMASKMLAMYQPCIQLKTGPLAHHSSLQITYPAFRMGQAFLQYLLPKFMIWMIAGHGLSLKSQRDREREAKQT; encoded by the exons ATGCTGGCCTCTTTCCAGTACCTTAATTCATGCATCCAAAACCAGAGCTATGGCATTCTTGATTTTAGAGCAAAAAAATACAGTAAGATCAGAAGCTATTGTGTGAGATGCAAAAGCAGTCTTGATCCAACTttagatgaagagaaggatgGCAAAAGGAAGTTTAAAATTCTAATTGCCGGTGGGGGTATTGGGGGGCTAGTTTTAGCATTGGCAGCAAAACACAGAGGATTTGAAGTAGAGGTGTTTGAGAAAGACCTGAGTTTAGTGAGAGGGGAGGGACAACACCGCGGACCGATTCAGCTTATGAGTAGCGCTCTGGCCGTGCTGGAAGCCATTGATGAGAATGTTGCAAAACAAATCATGGCAGCAGGTTGTGTTACTGGCAATAGGACAAATGGCTTTGTAGATGGAGTTTCAGGTGAATG GTTTACCAAGTTTGATCTTTCGTCTCCGGCTGTAAGTAGGGGGCTTCCTATCACTCAAGTGATATGCCGGATGGAGCTTCAAGATATCTTAGTCAATGCAGTCGGATTGGACATTGTGAGAAACAATTCTGAAGTGGTGGACTTCATTGAAGAGCCTAGCAAG GTCACGGTGATCCTTGAAGATGGACGGCAATATCATGGTGATGTTTTAGTAGGAGCTGATGGAATATGGTCAAAT gTGCGAACGAAATTATTTGGCAGACGGGAAGCAAAATACTCAAATTACACCTGCTACAGTGgaataacaaaattaattcCGCCATACATTGATAGTGTCGG GTATCGGGTCTTCTTGGGATTGAACCAGTACTTTGCTGCGTTAGATATTGGGAATGGGAATATGCAATGGTTTGCCTTCCATAAGCAGCCGCCTATGAGCACTGATACTCCTGGAG GTAAAAAGAAGCTCCTGGAGGAGAAATTTGGAAAGTGGTGTGATGAAGTGATTGCTCTAATTCAGGAAACACCAGAGTCCATGATTTTACAGAGAGAAATCTACGACAGAGACATGATCTGCTCTTGGGGAATCGGGCGTGTTGCTCTGCTAGGCGATGCTGCTCATCCATTGCAGCCAAATCTTGGCCAAGGAGGTTGCATGGCAATTGAG GACTGTTACCAGCTTATAGATGAGCTTGATCAAGTTCCCAATACCGGCTCAGATGCTCAAATTTCAGATGCAATTTGCTTGGCACTAAGACA ATACGCGAAGAAAAGAATAAGGCGTGTTGGTATAGTGCATGCAGCCACCCGAATGGCATCAAAAATGCTAGCTATGTATCAACCTTGCATACAGCTTAAAACTGGTCCTCTGGCT CATCACTCATCTCTGCAGATAACGTACCCTGCATTTCGAATGGGTCAGGCATTTCTGCAGTATCTTTTGCCAAAATTTATGATTTGGATGATAGCAGGGCACGG gTTAAGTCTCAAATCTcaaagagacagagaaaggGAAGCAAAACAAACTTAG